In Ptychodera flava strain L36383 chromosome 21, AS_Pfla_20210202, whole genome shotgun sequence, a genomic segment contains:
- the LOC139121948 gene encoding kinase suppressor of Ras 2-like isoform X1 translates to MLFRSHNIFASRVAIEAGKTSLPLAKLAQICQIAEQQLQKMQTMHRYSRKLLTSKRCDHCQKAMLFVGLRCKDCRFKCHRKCAKVSQHRCQHVVQALQVASATAARASQRLRQWVPSVERRKRNSAKASCGGFTTMPTSVTDSAFGEDDSARCVQSSANSANDSADCTVLNDSMNDEVFVDSGIHTPLNLTSLRDHGSQSSYSSSYCSCPRSSVASIPHQNCTCLTESCICPRALYDNHQEMVFTTPPTNKDLRSVATRTRNLSATRSCPPKVKQSGKLHLCSTWPTFNSEELDCICSSGLYDWQQELDRQQFPSGDSDSICNKLQEWKINYSDLEFGQRLKQGKNTTIYRGRWHGDVIIHTYQATRNFNEFLEEVAVLSRIRHENIELFMGVSLEPTNMAVVTSEHKGASLFEHVHLKGERMFIGSKINVARQIAQGMGYLHAMGVHVGSKLNSRNIFMESKVKLCLLGFDVVEQHHIRDDVVCLPKGHLTYMAPEIMRTLQIENGDIINDTPCNTMTDSFAFGTVMYELFSGSWPFHGEYPHTVMWKFCNGEMPSLSPLDCPVHIKGLINDCWSDEPLDRPKFTDIAKELQHNVSLHKKHSQSNPENLNRIGRPSLSSPTHLRGQWR, encoded by the exons ATGCTCTTCAGGAGTCACAACATATTTGCCAGTCGTGTGGCCATCGAGGCGGGTAAAACAAGTCTGCCGTTAGCGAAATTGGCACAGATATGTCAAATTGCCGAACAACAGTTACAAAAAATGCAGACAATGCATCG GTATTCACGAAAGTTGCTTACCAGCAAGCGATGTGATCACTGCCAGAAGGCAATGCTATTCGTCGGTCTCCGATGCAAAGACTGCAG aTTTAAATGTCACCGCAAATGTGCTAAAGTTTCTCAACATCGATGTCAGCATGTTGTACAGGCTCTTCAAGTAGCTTCCGCTACAG CGGCACGGGCGAGTCAACGCCTTCGACAGTGGGTCCCGTCAGTCGAGAGGAGAAAGCGGAACTCTGCTAAGGCCAGCTGCGGGGGATTCACCACTATGCCAACATCAGTCACAGATTCAGCGTTCGGTGAAGATGATTCTGCAAGATGTGTACAGAGCAGTGCAAATAGTGCCAACGATTCGGCAGATTGTACAGTACTTAACGATTCTATGAACGATGAGGTCTTCGTCGATAGCGGTATTCACACACCTTTAAATTTAACTTCACTGAGAGATCACGGGAGCCAATCATCTTATTCGTCAAGCTACTGTTCCTGTCCTAGGAGCAGCGTTGCGTCTATACCACACCAAAACTGTACCTGCTTGACTGAATCATGTATCTGTCCAAGGGCCCTGTACGACAATCACCAAGAAATGGTTTTCACTACGCCCCCTACAAACAAAGATCTTCGAAGTGTGGCAACTCGGACAAGGAATCTATCGGCGACTCGAAGTTGTCCACCAAAGGTTAAGCAATCTGGAAAACTGCATCTTTGTTCGACGTGGCCCACGTTTAACAGTGAAG AATTAGACTGTATCTGTAGCAGCGGGCTGTACGATTGGCAACAAGAGCTTGACAGACAGCAGTTTCCAAG tGGCGACAGTGACAGCATATGCAATAAGCTTCAAGAATGGAAAATTAATTACAGTGACCTTGAGTTTGGTCAGCGTTTGaaacaaggaaaaaatacaaCTATTTACAG AGGGCGATGGCATGGTGACGTTATCATCCACACCTACCAAGCTACAAGGAACTTTAATGAGTTTCTTGAAGAGGTTGCTGTGTTGAGCCGAATCCGACATGAGAATATTGAATTGTTTATGGGCGTGTCCCTTGAACCAACCAACATGGCAGTTGTTACAAG TGAACACAAAGGGGCTTCATTATTTGAGCATGTTCACCTGAAGGGAGAAAGAATGTTTATCGGAAGCAAAATCAACGTGGCCAGACAAATAGCTCAG GGTATGGGATATCTTCATGCTATGGGAGTTCATGTCGGCAGCAAGTTAAACTCCCGGAACATTTTCATGGAAAGCAAAGTTAAGCTGTGCCTACTGGGATTTGATGTTGTTGAACAACACCACATCAG GGATGATGTCGTCTGCTTGCCTAAGGGACATCTGACATATATGGCACCAGAAATCATGCGTACATTGCAGATTGAAAATGGAGATATTATCAATGACACTCCATGCAACACAATGACAGACAGTTTTGCATTTGG cactgtgatGTATGAATTGTTCTCTGGGAGTTGGCCGTTTCATGGCGAATATCCTCACACTGTCATGTGGAAATTTTGCAACGGTGAAATGCCTTCTTTGTCACCGCTCGACTGCCCTGTCCACATCAAGGGTTTGATCAACGACTGCTGGTCAGACGAACCGTTAGACAGACCTAAATTTACAGATATTGCCAAAGAACTGCAACACAAC GTTTCCTTGCACAAGAAACACAGTCAATCAAATCCAGAGAATCTGAACAGAATTGGAAGGCCATCGTTATCAAGTCCAACACATCTTCGAGGCCAATGGCGATGA
- the LOC139121948 gene encoding kinase suppressor of Ras 2-like isoform X2 has product MESEKKTVLRMNHQYSRKLLTSKRCDHCQKAMLFVGLRCKDCRFKCHRKCAKVSQHRCQHVVQALQVASATAARASQRLRQWVPSVERRKRNSAKASCGGFTTMPTSVTDSAFGEDDSARCVQSSANSANDSADCTVLNDSMNDEVFVDSGIHTPLNLTSLRDHGSQSSYSSSYCSCPRSSVASIPHQNCTCLTESCICPRALYDNHQEMVFTTPPTNKDLRSVATRTRNLSATRSCPPKVKQSGKLHLCSTWPTFNSEELDCICSSGLYDWQQELDRQQFPSGDSDSICNKLQEWKINYSDLEFGQRLKQGKNTTIYRGRWHGDVIIHTYQATRNFNEFLEEVAVLSRIRHENIELFMGVSLEPTNMAVVTSEHKGASLFEHVHLKGERMFIGSKINVARQIAQGMGYLHAMGVHVGSKLNSRNIFMESKVKLCLLGFDVVEQHHIRDDVVCLPKGHLTYMAPEIMRTLQIENGDIINDTPCNTMTDSFAFGTVMYELFSGSWPFHGEYPHTVMWKFCNGEMPSLSPLDCPVHIKGLINDCWSDEPLDRPKFTDIAKELQHNVSLHKKHSQSNPENLNRIGRPSLSSPTHLRGQWR; this is encoded by the exons ATGGAGAGTGAGAAGAAAACCGTGTTGAGAATGAATCACCA GTATTCACGAAAGTTGCTTACCAGCAAGCGATGTGATCACTGCCAGAAGGCAATGCTATTCGTCGGTCTCCGATGCAAAGACTGCAG aTTTAAATGTCACCGCAAATGTGCTAAAGTTTCTCAACATCGATGTCAGCATGTTGTACAGGCTCTTCAAGTAGCTTCCGCTACAG CGGCACGGGCGAGTCAACGCCTTCGACAGTGGGTCCCGTCAGTCGAGAGGAGAAAGCGGAACTCTGCTAAGGCCAGCTGCGGGGGATTCACCACTATGCCAACATCAGTCACAGATTCAGCGTTCGGTGAAGATGATTCTGCAAGATGTGTACAGAGCAGTGCAAATAGTGCCAACGATTCGGCAGATTGTACAGTACTTAACGATTCTATGAACGATGAGGTCTTCGTCGATAGCGGTATTCACACACCTTTAAATTTAACTTCACTGAGAGATCACGGGAGCCAATCATCTTATTCGTCAAGCTACTGTTCCTGTCCTAGGAGCAGCGTTGCGTCTATACCACACCAAAACTGTACCTGCTTGACTGAATCATGTATCTGTCCAAGGGCCCTGTACGACAATCACCAAGAAATGGTTTTCACTACGCCCCCTACAAACAAAGATCTTCGAAGTGTGGCAACTCGGACAAGGAATCTATCGGCGACTCGAAGTTGTCCACCAAAGGTTAAGCAATCTGGAAAACTGCATCTTTGTTCGACGTGGCCCACGTTTAACAGTGAAG AATTAGACTGTATCTGTAGCAGCGGGCTGTACGATTGGCAACAAGAGCTTGACAGACAGCAGTTTCCAAG tGGCGACAGTGACAGCATATGCAATAAGCTTCAAGAATGGAAAATTAATTACAGTGACCTTGAGTTTGGTCAGCGTTTGaaacaaggaaaaaatacaaCTATTTACAG AGGGCGATGGCATGGTGACGTTATCATCCACACCTACCAAGCTACAAGGAACTTTAATGAGTTTCTTGAAGAGGTTGCTGTGTTGAGCCGAATCCGACATGAGAATATTGAATTGTTTATGGGCGTGTCCCTTGAACCAACCAACATGGCAGTTGTTACAAG TGAACACAAAGGGGCTTCATTATTTGAGCATGTTCACCTGAAGGGAGAAAGAATGTTTATCGGAAGCAAAATCAACGTGGCCAGACAAATAGCTCAG GGTATGGGATATCTTCATGCTATGGGAGTTCATGTCGGCAGCAAGTTAAACTCCCGGAACATTTTCATGGAAAGCAAAGTTAAGCTGTGCCTACTGGGATTTGATGTTGTTGAACAACACCACATCAG GGATGATGTCGTCTGCTTGCCTAAGGGACATCTGACATATATGGCACCAGAAATCATGCGTACATTGCAGATTGAAAATGGAGATATTATCAATGACACTCCATGCAACACAATGACAGACAGTTTTGCATTTGG cactgtgatGTATGAATTGTTCTCTGGGAGTTGGCCGTTTCATGGCGAATATCCTCACACTGTCATGTGGAAATTTTGCAACGGTGAAATGCCTTCTTTGTCACCGCTCGACTGCCCTGTCCACATCAAGGGTTTGATCAACGACTGCTGGTCAGACGAACCGTTAGACAGACCTAAATTTACAGATATTGCCAAAGAACTGCAACACAAC GTTTCCTTGCACAAGAAACACAGTCAATCAAATCCAGAGAATCTGAACAGAATTGGAAGGCCATCGTTATCAAGTCCAACACATCTTCGAGGCCAATGGCGATGA